The following nucleotide sequence is from Desulfomonile tiedjei.
AAGCCGCTGCGCTCAGTGTCAAACGTAAATTCTTTGATGAAATATGTGGCCCCGACAAGGACACTCATTTTTTCATGGGCACCCGCCATCCTTACAACAGTTGGATGGTATTGGGTGTCTTTTGGCCTCCTAAAGTGAATCAGACAAAACTTTTTGAGATTTGAGATAATTAAGACAGGCTGCGTTAGCAGGTGGGCCAAACTCAGTAAAAGGCGACCCGACCCATGGTACTACCATGTGTCAGCCGAAGGTCCAGAGCAAGAAAATCACGATGTAGTGCGTTCGGCAGGATGAGAATTCGGTATTCCATGGAATGCTAGGCGAGGTCTAATTGCTTCTTGAATTATTGCCAAGGGATAGTACCGCCTTCCCGCTTCGCTTCCGCAATCGCATCGAGTGCCTCGATCAAATCCGACCGGTCTTCCAGTTCCTCGAGCAATTCCAAATCTTCGAGGGGGACGACAGCCGCGATCTCCTGCCCGTCGCAAACAACCCTTACCCGTTCCTTGTTATTGGCCGCTAGGTCCACGGCTGCCTGAATATCATCCCGTGCACAAGTCTCAGAAGAATCGTTCATTGCCGCTGACCTCCTTGCAGGCTCTGAACAGAGTTTACCATGAAGTGGGCAGTCGCGATATCGTCTATATTTCGCTCTGTTCAAATGGGTTAATCAGACCGAGTCCTTCGATTTTGTCAAAGTCTTGGGTGTTGCGAGTAACAAGGGGAAGGCTCACTTGTCCCATTCCCTTTCCCATTCATCACGCATCTGCCGAATGTCGGCATCAATTTCTTCAACAGACTTCCCCGGCTTCACGCAGCCTTTGGTACGTTCGAGGATAGCTTTTCTGGCAGCGGAATGCTGAGTGTCCATTTCTTCTTCCAACACCGTTACAATCACTTTCATCCTCTTTGCGGGAGGCTGTTCTCGAACCCACCGCAACGTCCCTTCCTCGTAGACCGCCTCGTAACTCTTCAACATTGCGGACCTCCGTCGGGGCAAGTACTGCCGTCAATTCCCAAAATATAGGCCAGGATAGCAATTTGTCAAAACTAAAACAATGAGCAGCAGAACGGCCGGGGCGTTTGCATCGTCACGCGCACCGGCAATAAAGGTCTCTCGTAATTTCGCACTTTTAGCAGCAGCCGGAACCCTTGCTTCTCTCTGGTGTTACTCCGCAGCCGGGTTCATCGGGCTCGACCACGCAGCAGCAGGAAGAGCTGCTTCGGCCCAATGCAGCGTTGATTACAGCCGCGGCGCAACCTACTCCGGCCTTTACCGTGACCGCGCCCGCGGGGCAATTCCGCGCACACGCGCCGCATTCCATACAGGCATCCCGGTCTTCAATGCGAACCTTGCCGTTGTCCTTCACTAACACGGCGTGGGGACACACTTCCAGACACGTGCCGCAGCCTGTGCATTTCTCGGGATTGAGCCCCAAGGTGACGACATCTTTCAAGTAAACCAGGCGGTTCATACTAATGCTCCTTAAGCCAGAAAAAGAGTGCCGAGCCACAGACAGAGCCCTATAGCCGCGGCAGCTATCTCAAGAGGGACTGCCAGGCGCATTTCTCGCCGCACTCCGGAAAGAGACGTGTAGGTCGACGCGCCGGTAAAATTCATAGCCAGATATGCCGTCAAGGCTGTCGCAATGAGCAACCACGCGACCAGCTCAAGTCCGGTGGACCAATTGAGCCCTCCGGCGGCGTACGCTCCTGCGAGCAAAAGGTACACAACCGCTCCCAGAAGAGCCCCTTTTAGAGCGAAAGCCCTGCCAGGCAGCCAGGGTAGAAGTATCTGAGTCAAAATAGTCCCTGTGAACACCGCGCTGATCATGGCAGCCACAGCGAAAAGACCGTGATCCATCGCACTTGCCCAGAAGCTTCCGGAACCGAGGAGTCCCCCGAGCAAAAATACAACGGGTAAAATAATGGCCAGAGGCTTCAAAGCAGCAACCAGCTCAATTGGGATCAGCTCCACCCTTTCCCGAAGCGTGAACGTTTTTCGCCGCATCTCCGGGGTGGCCTTGAAACCCGCGTCCACAAAGGCCGGCAAGTCACGGGCCGTGATCGGACCGTATATGACCCGGAAGCCGGATCGTCTCTTCACTTCATGGGCTGCGACACCCGGGGCCGCAAGCTGCGGCAGGATAAGTCGCTTGTGGGACACTACTTCCGTCAGCTCGCTAGATGCTATCCGGCTCAAAAGCTCCTCTGTTCCGAATGTGCCTTTGCCCGCCGCACACCAAACATTGATACCGTCGGTGTCGAGCGCCAAGATCCACGCGTTTCGGTTTGGCACAGCGCTGCGCAAGGCGTCGAAACTCATCTTATAATTGGCCGTTACGAAAACCGGCGCCGCGTGGTCAGGGTTCCCGAGAGCATAAAGTCCGGGATCTACGGTGTAATTCATTCGTCCAACGCCCCAACGGGCCTTGAAGGTGCCGCAGTGATCCGAAGCCTCGAGGACTCCTGAAACCTGGGGCAATTCCCCCGCGGGCGTGGATATCGATCCTTTCACAAACGGTTGGTCGAGTCTGGGGCGGCTCACCTGAGCCTGCGATGCCGGACATCAGGTGGAACCGGAGCCATTGGCCGGCCTTGACTGCACAGGGCCGCAATCCACCATAGGTTGCTTTTCCTGCTTAAAATCCAAGGTGCTGTCGGGTTGGTTACTCATGTGCGATGTTCCCTTTCTGTTGAATGGACTCGTCTCCCACCTGTGACGATCCGTTCCCGGCATGGTCGAATGAAACAGGCAGCGAATCGCCCGGCCCCATTAAGGGTAGAGTTTGTTCGCGTCTGGTGTCTTCCATCAAGCACAGGCCACGGTCGAGGAGGATTTGGACGCAGGGGTCCACAAACTTGTAGAAGATGTTGCTCCCCTGGCGCCGCGCAGAGACTATGCGCCGATCCACCAGCCGCTGAAGCTGGTTGGACACTGCTTGAGCCTTCATGCCGAGCCGCTCCGCCAAATCGTTAACGCAAATTTCCTGGCAGCAAACCATTGTATGAAGCATCCTCAAACGCGTCCGGTTTGCGAGGACCTTGAACAGCCCTTCCAGTTCGGCCGCGAGTCGCTCGGACAGCAGGGAGCTTCCATCGTCTTGGCTTTTTGCGGGGCAGCAAACGTTTCGGACCTTAGCGATGAGATTTTCGGTCATAGTCAGGCTCTCCAGTAGATAGTAATTACAGCATATAGTGTAATGCTGTAATGTCAAGGATTTTTTGAGCACAACTCCCTGAAATACTCGGAGCCACAACAGGGTTGTCTTGCAACCACGTTTCCGGTAACATCATCCACGTATCGAGGGAGTTTTAGCGAAACAGGAAGGAGTCGTCACATGCCGCCAACGGTAGGAGAAATTGTGGAAGCCATGCCCGGACGATTTAACCCTGACGCTGCGGCTGGGCTGGACGCGGTCTTCCAATTCGACATCTCAGGAGATCAGGCTGGTCAATGGCACCTGCTAGTCAAGGATCAAAGCTGCCGGATTCTGGAGGGAAGCCACGCGAGCCCCAATGTGACTTTTTCCATGGCGAGCAGTGATTTTGTAGAGATGATGACCGGCAAGCTGTCAGGGCAGGCGGCGTTCTTTTCAGGTAAATTACGAGTTTCCGGCGATCTCATGATGGCTCAGAGGCTGGAAAGCCTATTTAAGAAAGGCTAGTCCCCGATCTCGCCCCTGATTGTGTCGTGTACCAGCGGCCGGAAGGCTTTGATTCGCTGGTCTGATTCGCCCATAAAAACCCTGTTGGTGAGAAGGACTACAATAAGTTCCTTTTCAGGGTCTATCCAGAGCGACGTGCCTGTGAATCCTGTGTGTCCCAGACTGTCAGGGGCAAAGAAGCGGCCACTCGACGAATCCTTTTCGGATGGGGTATCGAACCCCAGGGCTCTGGTGCATCCTTCCACGAATCCTGCGCGCGCGCAGAAAGAGCGAACAGATGCGGGATCGAAATGACTCTTCCTAGATTTCAAACCCGCGAGAATCTCCTCCGCAAGATGGCTAACACCTTTGGCAGTCCCGAATAGTCCCGCGTGGCCCGAGACTCCGCCCATGGCTCGGCAGTTCAGGTCGTGGACGAGCCCCGGCTGGTCCCCGCGGTGTGTCAGGGCTATCCTGTTTTGGTCCTGCTGAGGCTTGAACATCAGTTGATCACTGAGTTTCAGCGGCGCGTAGATTTCTTCTTCGGCAAACTGATTTATGCTGCGGCCGGTTTCACGTTCGATGATCGCGGCCAGCAGCATGAAGCCCAGATCTGAATACAGACAGCCCTTGCCCGGCTCATATTCAAGAGATTCAGCCATTATTCTTTCGTAGCACCGAATCGGTGGGCCGGGTACGTACGAAAACAGATAGTAGGGTCTCCACGCAGGAAGGCCGGAGCCGTGGGCCAGGAGTTGTCTCGGCGTAATCCCTCTTTTGTCCGGAGGGGGCTCAGGAAACCAATGGGACAGCGGCCGGTCCAGAATGCCGGGGTTGGTCGCACTTACCAGCATCCAGCAAGGGGTTGTGGTGAGAACTTTGGTGAGCGACGCCAGATCGAACAGAGTATCTCCCTGAACCGCTGCGGTCCCGGGGTCCCCGATTGTCCCGTACGATTTCCGGAACAAAATCCGGCCTTGTTGAACCACTCTCAGTGCTGCCGCGGTGAATAACCGCTCTGCGAGGGCTTGGTTCATCAGTTTGTCAGTGAGTTGGAATGCACTTGTTGGCACAGTCTCACCCCGCAGCTCTGAATTCATCCCGACTCCCATGATACAGAATGCCACAGCGAAGCATGAAAATGCCCGGTGTCGCCACGAGGCCGTCACAATTCTCGCACCACTCGCCCGTACCCGCAGGAACCTTTGGTAAATCCGCCGCGCCGCTTTTGCCGGGCATTCACTGATAGGACCGGCATTTTCATGAGAAAAGCACATCGGCAGCGGTCAATTTCATCTAATGGGTCCGGCTTTGGCTGGCTTCAGGGCTTCGTTGTGAAATACAAGTAAGGCCAGCGAGCCTGGACCCTGGTTGAAAATGTAATCGTGGGGGCCGGTAAGAACATGGTACCTATGCGCTATTCCGTTTGACATCAACAGCTTGTGCATCTTCTCTACCGACGGAGCCAGAGGATCTTTGTCACTGGTAACGAGCTGGATGGACCGTTTCTTCAACAGATCGGCCTTTGCCCGTACCAGGTCCCGATACACGTCCAGAAAAGGCCCGAACGCGCCCTGCACCGAACCGATGCTTGCGAAGACCTCAGGATACTTCAGCCCATAATACATGGACCTCGCGCCGCCCATAGACACGCCATCCACTCCAATTCTGTCCGGATCGACCCGGTAGCGTTTTTTCAACTCCGGAATCAGCTCATCCATTATGTACGCTTCGTATTCAGGGAACTCCAGCGCGCTTCCGAGGGCCAGAGGCGGCGAGTACGGGCAAGCCAGGATAAGGCCGTCATAGGGCCGCCGCTTCAGCCTCGCGTTAAACGACTTCAAATGCGCTTCTGAAACCAGGCCTCTGAAGTCTTTGGCATCCAGGTGATTATTCTGAAGGGCCCGTACCGCCTCGTCAGTCTTATAATAGTGCATCCACGCGAGAGCGCCCTGTTTAGGGGGTTTGACGCATTCCCCCGCGCCGCCGAAAGCTATAACAAGCGGGTACCTTTTATTGGGATGTTTTTCGTACCCTAGAGGAAGCGTCACGGCAACTACCGCATCAGGGAAGCTTGCCGATTTGATGGTCACAGAGTCCCCCTGGGTCTTGTACCCGGTCAGCTTTTCAACCGACACGCCACCAGCCGCAGGAGGTCGAGGCAGAGAAGTGATGCCGTCCTTTTCCGGTCCTGTCTTGTCGGATTGAATCTTCAGCCCCGCCCGGGTCAGCCCTTTTTCTTCATGATAAGGCCCCGCGGGCGGCGTTTCGCGGGAAACAGAGGGCGTCAAGACCGGTTTGGAAGAATCATCTCCGGAGCTGGAGCATCCAAACGCCACAGCCGCGACCAGAATTGCAGCGATCATGGTTATGTGCAGATGCCTTGCAGACAGAAGTACCTCCTGGCTTGAACCGAAACTTCCAGGCCCAGTTTATGAAACAATGCCGAAGAAGCAAAGGTCTTTTGCGAGAAGTACATCGAGGGGCCGAATTTTTTTCCGAATCGGGAAGGCCCATCCCGTCATTCCGCTGCGCGGGCAAACAACGAATAATCAGTTGAATCGGACACGGACCTGCCAAAGCCCAGATCCGTGGCACCCCTGGGCCGATATTGATGGGCTGTTGGGTGCCACTGACCTGGGCACCAGGTCAGTGCTGCTTGCGCTTCGAAGTCATCTTCACGGTTTGAAAGCGAGGCGGCATCGTTCCTGCGGAAGCAGGAATCCAGCCCTGCGTCTCGCCGGATTCCCTGGGTTCCCGCTTTCGCGGGAACGACGGAAGAGCAAGTTGGAAGGATCAAGAAGCCTTGGCTGTTGGGTTTAGTTCGCAGCAGGGACCAGGCTGAACACGTGAACCTTCTTGCTGATGTTCTTGAAGCTCATTGATCCTCGGTCGAAGACGGTCATTTTGTCCTGAACTCGGCTTGCCGTTTCAGGACCGAGCAGTATATCCCCTTCCGCTGCCGCGTTAGCGATGCGGGATGCCAGATTCGTTGCCGAGCCTGAAGCTGTAAAGGTTGTCCTCGTGCCGGAAGAACCTTTAAATCTGTTCATCCCCACAGACGCTTTTCCCGAATTGATCCCCATGTTCACCACAATCGGATAAAAAAGGCCTTCCAGCTCCCGATTAATGTCTTGAACGCGTCGCCGGATTTGCAGGGCCGCGCTTGCGGCATTTAACGCGTTGGTCTGTTCCTCTCCCTGAAAGATCGCCATCAGGCCATCTCCCGCGGTTTCGTTGACATCTCCGTCAAACGAGTAAATCACATCGAGAAAGCTGGAGAAGTATTTTTCGATGACAAAATTGACCTTGTCCTGGGTAAGCGATTCGCTAATGCGAGTGTAGTCCGCGACGTCCAAGAAGAGCACTGATACGTCTATTTCCCGTCGATTCAATGCAGGAGCGTCGGGGTTCTTTTCAACTATGCGCCGTACCGTCTCGGGCACGAAAGTCCTGATGTGCTGGAGGATGCGCTCCAGGGTCAGCTTCTCCTTGGCCATCTTGGAGTATTTTTTCGCGTTGATGATCGTGTTCGTGGCAAGGTCGGCCAGATCGGTGAGCATGACAATGTGCTTATCTTCAATAACATGCCCTTTCTCGGTGACCACGTTCAGCACCGCTAGAGGTTCAGTCCCGTCGTAGATGGGCATGGCGATTTCGCAAATTTCCTCCCCGGAGCCTCTGTGGACTACCGCACCGGGAACTTCCGGGTGAATTGCGCATTGAAAAGCCATTGGTTCACCCAGGGCCTGTTGGACTATGTCCTTGCCGCGTTTGCACATGTGGCAGTTGATATTCTCCTTTTCCATGGTGCAGTGCAGGGGGCGCGTGTAATTGGGGGCATCAGGGTCCACCAGTATAAGACAGGCTTCTTTGGCGTAAGGGACGGTGATTTTGGCTTCATCGCGGATAATCTCGAGAATGTCCCCTATGTGGAGGCACGAGGTGATCTTCTTGGCCACGCGAAATAGGTTCTCAAAGCGTTCTTTGTACATGACCGGTCCTCAAGCGACTGCTTGCGTAGATCGTCGGTTGATTTATCAGTACAGCCATTGCAGCCTTTTTTCAAGGCCAAGACCACGATCCCACGTTCTGTGACACCTCCAGATCTTAACCTCCTTCTATTACATAGTTCACTTCGCGGAAGAATGACTTGACCTAAGTCAAAACATGCGAATTTTGTTTGCTTCGCTGCGCAAATCCCTTGGATTGACCGGTGGACAAGGATATTGTAAGCTGTTGAAACCTGACGCAGAAAAGAGGAGAGGTCTTTTGTCCCCTTTCCGCGGCCTTCACATCAACGGGCTTTGCGAATCCTCAGTAGGTTTGCTCCGATTCCTGGATGAAATTCCGGTGGGCATCGTAGTTTTCAATCGAGATCGTAAAGTGCTGATCATCAATCGAGCGCTGGAAGCTCTGACGGGTTTCCTGCCCCAGGAGGCCTACGGTATACCGTGCCATTATCTCCTCCGGAGCAACGTGTGCCTTCAAGGGTGCCAGAACAACCCGGTGGGGAAAGGCTCCGAGCCTGTCTGCACCGAAGCCAACATAATTAATAAGAGTCGCCAGAAAATCCCCGTTCGTCTAACCATGGGACCCCTTCTCGATGTAAAAGGCAAGCTTGTGGGGTTTATCGAATCCGTGGAAGACATCCGGTCCCTGGAGGAGCCCACGGACGAATCGGGCAAATCCTTTCTATTTGAAAAAATGGTTGGCAGAAGCCATGAGATTCAGCGCATTTTTCGCGTGATTCCCGTGATCGCTCAGACCGACTCTTCTGTGTTGATTACCGGCCAAACCGGCACAGGCAAGGATTTTGTGGCTGAGGCGATACACTCTGCTTCGAGCCGAGCCAAAGGCCCTTTTATAAAGGTCAACTGCGGGGCTTTGCCCGAAACCCTCCTCGAATCAGAACTGTTCGGCCATCAGAAAGGGGCTTTCACGGGAGCGGTGGAAAACAAACCGGGCAGGTTCCGCCTGGCTCACAACGGGAGTCTGTACCTCACCGAAATAGGTGACCTGCCCCTGGGGCTTCAGGTAAAGCTGCTTTCTTTTCTCGATGACAAGGTGCTCCATCCCTTGGGAAGCACAAAGGGTATTCATGTGGATGTGAGGGTGATTGCCGCGACTCACCGCAACCTGGAGCAGATGGTCCGCGAAGGCAAATTCAGAGAAGATCTGCTGTTCAGACTCAATGTGGTCCGAATGCATTTACCGCCGCTGATGAAACGCGGGGATGACATAAGGATGTTAATGGATCACTTCGTTCAAACCTTCAGCCCGAGATTCAAGAAAAAAGTCACCGGGTTCAGTGACGAAGCCAAGGAAATCCTTCTCAAATATCCCTATCCCGGCAACGTGAGGGAATTGAGGAACATAGTCGAGTACGCGGTCAATATATGCGAAGGCCACAGCATACAACCCGTGCACCTGCCGGCTTACGTCGTGGAATACGATCCAGAAAAGATCGAAGATAGCGGTTTGCCGGAAATCGGTCCAGCTCCGTTGCAGTCCGGTTCGGCCGACCGCTTCTCAGGAGTAAGCTGGGGCGAGGCTGAGCGCAAGCTCATAATCGACGCCATGGTGAGGGCAAAGGGAAGGCGGGCTGAAGCGGCTAAAATCCTCGGTTGGGGAAGAAGTACGCTATGGCGCAAAATGAAGCGCCACGGGCTGATGCCATGAA
It contains:
- a CDS encoding prevent-host-death family protein; translated protein: MNDSSETCARDDIQAAVDLAANNKERVRVVCDGQEIAAVVPLEDLELLEELEDRSDLIEALDAIAEAKREGGTIPWQ
- a CDS encoding 4Fe-4S binding protein, yielding MNRLVYLKDVVTLGLNPEKCTGCGTCLEVCPHAVLVKDNGKVRIEDRDACMECGACARNCPAGAVTVKAGVGCAAAVINAALGRSSSSCCCVVEPDEPGCGVTPERSKGSGCC
- a CDS encoding acetyl-CoA synthase subunit gamma, with the protein product MSRPRLDQPFVKGSISTPAGELPQVSGVLEASDHCGTFKARWGVGRMNYTVDPGLYALGNPDHAAPVFVTANYKMSFDALRSAVPNRNAWILALDTDGINVWCAAGKGTFGTEELLSRIASSELTEVVSHKRLILPQLAAPGVAAHEVKRRSGFRVIYGPITARDLPAFVDAGFKATPEMRRKTFTLRERVELIPIELVAALKPLAIILPVVFLLGGLLGSGSFWASAMDHGLFAVAAMISAVFTGTILTQILLPWLPGRAFALKGALLGAVVYLLLAGAYAAGGLNWSTGLELVAWLLIATALTAYLAMNFTGASTYTSLSGVRREMRLAVPLEIAAAAIGLCLWLGTLFLA
- a CDS encoding helix-turn-helix transcriptional regulator; this encodes MTENLIAKVRNVCCPAKSQDDGSSLLSERLAAELEGLFKVLANRTRLRMLHTMVCCQEICVNDLAERLGMKAQAVSNQLQRLVDRRIVSARRQGSNIFYKFVDPCVQILLDRGLCLMEDTRREQTLPLMGPGDSLPVSFDHAGNGSSQVGDESIQQKGNIAHE
- a CDS encoding SCP2 sterol-binding domain-containing protein → MPPTVGEIVEAMPGRFNPDAAAGLDAVFQFDISGDQAGQWHLLVKDQSCRILEGSHASPNVTFSMASSDFVEMMTGKLSGQAAFFSGKLRVSGDLMMAQRLESLFKKG
- a CDS encoding beta-lactamase family protein yields the protein MNSELRGETVPTSAFQLTDKLMNQALAERLFTAAALRVVQQGRILFRKSYGTIGDPGTAAVQGDTLFDLASLTKVLTTTPCWMLVSATNPGILDRPLSHWFPEPPPDKRGITPRQLLAHGSGLPAWRPYYLFSYVPGPPIRCYERIMAESLEYEPGKGCLYSDLGFMLLAAIIERETGRSINQFAEEEIYAPLKLSDQLMFKPQQDQNRIALTHRGDQPGLVHDLNCRAMGGVSGHAGLFGTAKGVSHLAEEILAGLKSRKSHFDPASVRSFCARAGFVEGCTRALGFDTPSEKDSSSGRFFAPDSLGHTGFTGTSLWIDPEKELIVVLLTNRVFMGESDQRIKAFRPLVHDTIRGEIGD
- a CDS encoding guanylate cyclase, whose product is MYKERFENLFRVAKKITSCLHIGDILEIIRDEAKITVPYAKEACLILVDPDAPNYTRPLHCTMEKENINCHMCKRGKDIVQQALGEPMAFQCAIHPEVPGAVVHRGSGEEICEIAMPIYDGTEPLAVLNVVTEKGHVIEDKHIVMLTDLADLATNTIINAKKYSKMAKEKLTLERILQHIRTFVPETVRRIVEKNPDAPALNRREIDVSVLFLDVADYTRISESLTQDKVNFVIEKYFSSFLDVIYSFDGDVNETAGDGLMAIFQGEEQTNALNAASAALQIRRRVQDINRELEGLFYPIVVNMGINSGKASVGMNRFKGSSGTRTTFTASGSATNLASRIANAAAEGDILLGPETASRVQDKMTVFDRGSMSFKNISKKVHVFSLVPAAN
- a CDS encoding sigma 54-interacting transcriptional regulator encodes the protein MRILFASLRKSLGLTGGQGYCKLLKPDAEKRRGLLSPFRGLHINGLCESSVGLLRFLDEIPVGIVVFNRDRKVLIINRALEALTGFLPQEAYGIPCHYLLRSNVCLQGCQNNPVGKGSEPVCTEANIINKSRQKIPVRLTMGPLLDVKGKLVGFIESVEDIRSLEEPTDESGKSFLFEKMVGRSHEIQRIFRVIPVIAQTDSSVLITGQTGTGKDFVAEAIHSASSRAKGPFIKVNCGALPETLLESELFGHQKGAFTGAVENKPGRFRLAHNGSLYLTEIGDLPLGLQVKLLSFLDDKVLHPLGSTKGIHVDVRVIAATHRNLEQMVREGKFREDLLFRLNVVRMHLPPLMKRGDDIRMLMDHFVQTFSPRFKKKVTGFSDEAKEILLKYPYPGNVRELRNIVEYAVNICEGHSIQPVHLPAYVVEYDPEKIEDSGLPEIGPAPLQSGSADRFSGVSWGEAERKLIIDAMVRAKGRRAEAAKILGWGRSTLWRKMKRHGLMP